Proteins encoded in a region of the Ornithodoros turicata isolate Travis chromosome 3, ASM3712646v1, whole genome shotgun sequence genome:
- the LOC135387360 gene encoding uncharacterized protein LOC135387360, which translates to MEVGTRLMKALLIHLPREKRHAGEASGIILIRLTIPFAHGMQCREYYSSIQVSHLPAAMDIPPASYRFPIVPQHIRAELTSLKDGLPSVRLKSDIVNWLFYDLSRYTLFPGKLYSVCAQHLVCKYPKLKDNTKTGYGTWVMSLRYKAKNTRRRLPPGNPVLEDARQKAKKQCTPSSSASPFHRAGNANGMDELGDGEDEGTIEVHLNILNKEMRKTVPDMEKVSLSMDRTFTFRKRWLREEKPLVAEVLEKYPPLRSEEQVYMLTSLPTLAPSAKL; encoded by the exons ATGGAAGTGGGAACCCGCCTTATGAAAG CTCTGTTGATCCACCTTCCTCGGGAAAAGCGTCATGCAGGTGAGGCCTCTGGTATAATCCTGATACGGTTGACCATCCCATTTGCACATGGCATGCAATGCCGGGAATATTATAGTTCGATCCAGGTATCACACCTTCCAGCAGCAATGGACATTCCTCCAGCCAGTTACCGCTTCCCTATCGTCCCCCAACATATACGCGCAGAGCTTACAAGCCTGAAAGATGGCTTGCCGTCAGTGCGGCTAAAGTCGGATATTGTGAACTGGCTGTTCTATGATCTGTCAAGGTACACTCT CTTTCCTGGAAAACTGTATTCCGTTTGCGCGCAACACCTTGTATGCAAGTATCCTAAACTCAAGGACAACACGAAGACTGGCTAT GGCACCTGGGTTATGTCTCTGAGATACAAGGCTAAAAACACAAGAAGGCGCCTGCCACCAGGTAACCCCGTCCTTGAAGACGCTCGTCAAAAAGCGAAGAAGCAATGCACACCTTCATCGTCAGCGTCTCCATTTCACCGAGCGGGAAAC GCAAACGGCATGGATGAACTGGGCGATGGCGAAGATGAAGGAACTATTGAAGTCCACCTCAACATATTGAACAAAGAAATGAGGAAAACTGTGCCTGATATGGAAAAGGTTTCACTTTCGATGGACAGGACTTTCACTTTCCGCAAGCGCTGGCTGAGGGAAGAGAAGCCTTTGGTCGCGGAAGTTCTGGAGAAGTACCCCCCGTTAAGAAGTGAGGAACAGGTATACATGCTAACTTCCCTGCCCACTCTTGCGCCTAGCGCAAAGTTGTAG
- the LOC135389687 gene encoding uncharacterized protein LOC135389687, which yields MNSYRKHLYNVHINKASRDTVPDVNLESDTSDYTLRDEILDRPDMGSEGEWTHEGPSYEFFDLVEDATGNVCRLFFRLTQEHKVPESACETAFRDLECLMSSLWEQFTNTVGCKIGDELLSTHDDLRQLLKCDFMKQLFAPVRTAYQREQFAKRHLRYVEPVQCHYAADRNESFQYVPVASVIRNVLESPTIADSLLNPQPQCDPQIISSFRDGTLQQRRQDTRDPSTTYIILYSDELEVVNPIGPKRGVHKLLVVYFTFLELHPRFRSQVKHIHLAIVAKYPDTKCHLDVVLAPLVSDLNVLATDGMDITSPLGSRKIFVRVVGFCGDNLSMHAIGGFTCSFSCGRVCRYCLTRSSQLGEVKSERHCIVRDAKTHSAQLEAIQVNPDLTSAYGVREKSPLLELESFDVTRQLPPDVMHDMFEGTFVVIMHYTLRGLVEDNVLTAEDILRADTFPYGTNDNKNRPEKIGASFLSDSKSMRGSASQKWCLFRLMPLILGPIVPEGNDKWELFLTFRELADIILAEKMPSECPQYLEDKIEEFFMMFLAKYPNARVHPKLHYMVHYPRITSELGPLRQYWCLRFEAKHQFFKSHAARVHNYRNIPYTLAKKHQLLQSYQLGSSFMENSFTATNLRPAEQTQAHPCAQHLFCGMVNIADSAKVNGLAYSKGDILVMKTGDDPNFAQVQQLYFAKRRFYLQVEEMVVETFCRHTFAYKLRRTGHIALNAPGDEASFQKLDLYFGGFVVPKWEIIF from the coding sequence ATGAATTCCTACAGGAAACACCTCTACAATGTGCACATAAACAAGGCATCGAGAGACACCGTCCCAGATGTGAACCTAGAGAGCGATACCAGCGACTACACTCTACGCGACGAAATCCTGGACCGTCCCGATATGGGCAGTGAGGGGGAGTGGACACATGAAGGGCCGTCGTATGAATTCTTTGATCTCGTTGAGGATGCTACGGGAAACGTGTGTCGGCTCTTTTTCCGCCTGACACAAGAGCATAAAGTTCCCGAGTCGGCCTGTGAAACTGCGTTTAGGGACTTGGAATGTCTGATGAGTTCCCTCTGGGAGCAGTTTACAAACACAGTAGGCTGCAAAATCGGTGACGAACTTCTGTCTACACATGATGACCTAAGACAGCTCCTAAAGTGTGACTTCATGAAGCAACTTTTTGCGCCAGTTCGCACAGCCTACCAGCGAGAACAGTTCGCAAAGAGACACCTCCGTTACGTGGAACCCGTTCAGTGTCACTACGCTGCCGACAGGAACGAGTCGTTTCAGTACGTTCCTGTTGCAagtgtcatcagaaatgttctGGAGAGCCCAACGATTGCTGACTCGCTTTTGAATCCCCAGCCCCAGTGCGATCCACAAATCATTAGCAGTTTCCGTGATGGCACACTACAGCAACGACGCCAAGACACAAGGGATCCATCCACCACATACATCATTTTGTACTCAGATGAACTTGAAGTAGTGAACCCCATTGGTCCCAAACGGGGTGTGCACAAACTACTAGTGGTATATTTTACCTTCTTGGAACTCCATCCAAGATTTCGGTCCCAGGTAAAGCATATACATTTAGCCATAGTCGCAAAGTACCCAGACACCAAGTGTCATCTTGACGTGGTTCTAGCACCACTGGTTAGCGACCTGAATGTGCTTGCAACTGACGGAATGGATATTACTTCACCACTGGGCTCGCGGAAAATTTTTGTGCGTGTTGTGGGCTTTTGTGGCGACAACTTGTCGATGCACGCTATTGGCGGCTTCACATGCAGTTTCAGCTGTGGCAGGGTTTGCCGATATTGTTTAACGAGGTCAAGTCAACTGGGTGAAGTCAAAAGCGAACGTCACTGCATTGTACGAGATGCAAAGACACACAGTGCTCAGCTAGAAGCTATACAAGTGAACCCTGACTTGACATCTGCGTACGGTGTGCGAGAAAAGTCCCCACTGCTGGAGTTGGAATCCTTCGACGTTACGCGCCAGCTTCCACCAGACGTAATGCACGATATGTTCGAAGGGACGTTTGTTGTTATCATGCATTACACCCTCAGAGGACTCGTTGAAGATAACGTCCTAACTGCCGAAGATATCCTGCGTGCCGATACTTTCCCGTATGGCACCAACGACAACAAAAACAGGCCTGAGAAGATCGGCGCGTCATTTCTAAGTGATTCCAAATCCATGAGGGGCTCTGCCTCTCAAAAATGGTGCCTCTTTCGTCTCATGCCTTTGATTTTGGGCCCCATCGTACCAGAGGGGAACGACAAATGGGAACTATTCCTCACCTTCCGGGAGCTGGCGGACATTATTTTGGCGGAGAAAATGCCCTCTGAGTGCCCCcaatatttggaagacaagatcgaggaatttttcATGATGTTCTTGGCCAAGTACCCGAATGCTCGTGTGCATCCGAAGCTCCATTACATGGTTCATTATCCGCGAATCACCAGTGAGCTTGGCCCCCTGAGGCAATATTGGTGCCTTCGGTTTGAAGCAAAACACCAGTTCTTCAAGAGTCACGCCGCTAGGGTTCACAATTACCGCAATATCCCCTACACATTGGCAAAGAAGCATCAGCTGTTACAAAGTTACCAGTTAGGTTCCAGCTTCATGGAAAACAGCTTTACAGCGACAAATCTACGCCCTGCAGAGCAAACACAGGCACATCCCTGCGCACAGCACTTGTTCTGTGGCATGGTCAACATAGCGGATTCTGCCAAGGTCAACGGTCTTGCGTATTCCAAAGGAGATATCCTTGTCATGAAAACCGGCGACGATCCGAACTTTGCGCAAGTCCAACAACTATACTTCGCTAAACGCAGGTTTTATCTTCAAGTGGAAGAGATGGTAGTGGAAACATTTTGCAGGCACACGTTTGCGTACAAACTGCGTCGTACAGGCCACATTGCGCTTAACGCACCTGGAGATGAGGCTTCGTTTCAAAAGTTGGATCTATATTTTGGCGGATTCGTCGTGCCCAAATGGGAAATAATTTTCtaa